Proteins co-encoded in one Sphingopyxis sp. BE259 genomic window:
- a CDS encoding pyrroline-5-carboxylate reductase translates to MVQDLKSFSRRLLLVGCGNMAGAMLDRWLAAGLDRADVAIVDPFATPRGGVAQYPSLAEWKAAGGGADWIMLGMKPQQLGDVADMLAPLATGDVHLLSILAGVSLADLAARFPDAGAQVRILPNLAARIGAGVTAVATLGDADNQAIHALLDPLGQTVTLTDDSTMDLVTAFTGSGPAFVFRLIESYAAAGERLGLSGEDALALATATFGGATALLADSGEKPGVLTAQVASKGGTTQAGLDVLDSEGQLAALLTSVLRAARDRGRELADLARGDG, encoded by the coding sequence ATGGTTCAAGATTTGAAGAGTTTTTCCCGCCGACTGCTGCTTGTCGGCTGCGGCAACATGGCGGGCGCGATGCTCGATCGCTGGCTGGCGGCCGGGCTCGACCGCGCCGATGTCGCGATCGTCGATCCGTTTGCAACGCCGCGGGGCGGCGTCGCCCAATATCCGTCGCTCGCCGAATGGAAAGCCGCGGGCGGCGGCGCCGACTGGATCATGCTGGGGATGAAGCCGCAGCAGCTGGGCGATGTCGCCGACATGCTCGCCCCGTTGGCGACCGGCGACGTGCATTTGCTGTCGATCCTTGCCGGCGTGTCGCTCGCCGATCTGGCGGCGCGCTTCCCCGATGCGGGGGCGCAGGTTCGCATCCTGCCCAACCTCGCTGCGCGCATCGGCGCCGGAGTGACCGCCGTCGCGACGCTGGGCGACGCCGATAATCAGGCGATCCACGCGCTGCTCGACCCACTCGGACAGACGGTCACGCTCACCGACGATTCGACGATGGATTTGGTCACCGCCTTTACCGGCAGCGGTCCGGCCTTTGTGTTTCGCCTGATCGAATCCTACGCGGCGGCGGGCGAACGGCTCGGTCTGTCGGGCGAAGATGCGCTGGCCCTCGCCACCGCGACCTTTGGCGGCGCGACGGCGCTGCTCGCCGACAGCGGCGAAAAACCCGGGGTGCTCACCGCGCAGGTGGCGAGCAAGGGCGGCACGACACAGGCCGGGCTCGACGTGCTCGACAGCGAGGGCCAGCTGGCCGCGCTGCTCACCAGCGTGTTGCGCGCCGCGCGCGACCGCGGCCGCGAACTCGCCGATCTGGCGCGGGGCGACGGCTAA
- a CDS encoding MarR family transcriptional regulator: MAEENFLSQVPAASALFLREDEVRRGIEFLFFAHASLWRSIDAQLAEQEIGRAHYRALYFIARQPALTISDLLALLGITKQSLGRVVKELEARDLLTTRPGNRDRRQKELRLTEAGRTIEAAIFTLLRDTMSRAYTHAGQQAVTGFWHVSEALVPVRDRKRIAALGRDPV, translated from the coding sequence ATGGCCGAGGAAAATTTTCTTTCACAAGTCCCCGCTGCGTCTGCCCTTTTCTTGCGCGAAGACGAAGTGCGCCGCGGCATCGAATTTCTGTTTTTCGCGCATGCATCGCTGTGGCGGTCGATTGACGCGCAGCTGGCCGAGCAGGAGATCGGGCGGGCGCATTACCGCGCGCTTTATTTCATTGCGCGGCAACCGGCGTTGACGATTTCGGACCTGCTCGCGCTGCTGGGCATCACCAAGCAATCGCTGGGGCGGGTGGTGAAAGAACTGGAAGCGCGCGACTTGCTGACGACGCGGCCGGGCAATCGCGACCGGCGGCAAAAGGAGCTGCGCCTGACCGAAGCCGGACGGACGATCGAAGCCGCGATCTTTACGCTGCTCCGCGACACGATGAGCCGCGCCTACACCCATGCCGGGCAACAGGCGGTGACCGGGTTCTGGCACGTCAGTGAAGCCCTGGTTCCGGTACGCGACCGAAAACGCATCGCGGCGCTGGGGCGCGATCCGGTTTAG
- a CDS encoding branched-chain amino acid aminotransferase, with the protein MSAPAFTHLPHPNRVADDVRAAAIADPAFGRVFTDHMVSIRYTEGQGWHDAQVMPRGPLTLDPATAVLHYAQEIFEGLKAYRLDDGSMALFRVEANAARFNASARRMAMAEMPEELFIAAVKAAVAADAAWFPPVDGGALYLRPFMFASEVFLGVKPAAEYQFLVITSPVGNYFKSGAPAISLWVSEDYTRAAPGGTGAAKCGGNYASSLIAQREAIAKGHDQVVFLDAAEHRWIEELGGMNMFFVMGDGSIVTPPLTGTILPGITRDAIITLARDAGLTVREEPYAIDQWQADAESGRLTESFACGTAAVVTPVGKVTRGDTSFTIGAGGPGQVTGMLKDKLVDIQRGRAADPHGWVTRL; encoded by the coding sequence ATGTCCGCTCCCGCATTTACCCATTTGCCGCACCCCAATCGCGTGGCGGACGATGTGCGCGCGGCGGCGATTGCCGATCCGGCGTTCGGGCGCGTCTTTACCGACCATATGGTGTCGATCCGCTATACCGAGGGGCAGGGTTGGCACGACGCACAGGTCATGCCTCGCGGCCCGCTGACGCTGGATCCCGCGACTGCGGTGCTGCATTATGCACAGGAAATCTTTGAGGGGCTGAAGGCCTATCGGCTCGACGACGGGTCGATGGCGCTGTTTCGGGTCGAGGCCAATGCGGCGCGCTTCAACGCCAGCGCGCGCCGCATGGCGATGGCCGAAATGCCCGAGGAGTTGTTCATCGCCGCGGTCAAGGCAGCCGTCGCCGCCGATGCGGCCTGGTTCCCGCCGGTCGATGGCGGCGCGCTCTATCTGCGTCCCTTCATGTTCGCCAGCGAGGTGTTTCTGGGGGTCAAGCCGGCGGCGGAATATCAATTCCTCGTCATCACCTCGCCGGTCGGAAATTATTTCAAATCGGGCGCCCCGGCGATATCGCTGTGGGTGTCGGAAGATTACACCCGCGCCGCGCCCGGCGGCACCGGCGCCGCCAAATGCGGCGGCAACTATGCCTCCAGCCTGATCGCGCAGCGCGAGGCGATCGCCAAGGGGCACGACCAGGTCGTGTTCCTCGATGCCGCCGAGCATCGCTGGATCGAGGAACTGGGCGGCATGAACATGTTTTTCGTGATGGGCGATGGCAGCATCGTCACCCCGCCGCTGACCGGCACGATCCTGCCGGGCATCACCCGCGACGCGATCATCACGCTGGCACGCGATGCCGGGTTGACGGTGCGCGAAGAACCCTATGCGATCGATCAGTGGCAGGCCGATGCGGAAAGCGGTAGGCTGACCGAGAGCTTTGCCTGCGGCACCGCCGCAGTCGTGACCCCGGTCGGCAAGGTGACGCGCGGCGACACCAGTTTCACCATCGGCGCAGGCGGCCCCGGACAGGTCACCGGGATGCTCAAGGACAAACTCGTCGACATCCAGCGCGGC